CAAGCCTTGCCAGCGAACATTCTAGACGAGACTCTTTCAAATATCCTTGACTTTATGGACAAACACTTTTTAAATCAATCCCAACCGCTTGGCCCTTCTTTCCCATATTTGCATAGCCTGTTTTTGCATATCTTCTATATTGTCAAGCTCATCAACGATTTCAGTCCCAAGAAGGGTTTCTATAACGTCCTCCATAGTCACGATTCCGGACATCTCTCCATATTCACCCACCACCATGGCTATATGCTCCTTCTGCTGAATTAATTTATAAAACAGCCGAATGATGGGCATTTTTTCATTCACTACCATAATATTTCTGCTCAGGTATTTTAATTGTATCTCCCACTTATTCTCGATCATATTTTGCATAAGATCATCCTTGAGCACATATCCGGAGATATTATCTATATTTTCCCTGAAAATAGGAATTCTGGAAACCCTAATTTTCTCATGTTTTTCAAAAAAATCTTTGACGGTAGTGTCTTCAGAGGCTGATAAAACCACTGTTCTGGGAGTCATAATACTTTTCACAACAATATTATTGAACTTCATTAGGTTCATTAAAATCTGTGATTCCTCCTTCTTAAATATGCCTTCCTGAACTCCAATTTCTGCCATAGCCTGAAATTCAGCCCGGCTCAGTATAGCACTGCCTTTTTGTTTATTCAGAATCTTGGTAACAAACTTACTTAAAATAATAAACGGATATAATGGGGAATATACCAACACCGTCAGTGTACGGGCAGTAAAGGGAGCCAGCTTCTTCCAAAAACTGGCACCAAGGGTTTTGGGTATGATCTCTGAAAATATCAAAATCAATATCGTCAATACTGCAGAGGTAATTGACAAGTACTCGTTTCCCCATACTTTTTGTGCCTGAGCTCCAACACCTGCCGCCCCAATTGTATGGGCAAAAGTATTCAGGGTCAGTATAGCCGATAGAGGCAAATCTACTTCTTCCTTAAATTTTTTCAGGCTCTTGGCATAAGACTTGTTTTCATTAACCCTGGCTGCTATAAAAGAAGGGGTGATACTTAACAATGCAGCCTCAAGCAAAGAACATAAAAAAGAAAAAAAGAGTGCAATAAGAAGATATACAATCAATAATGTCATAAGGCTTCGGGCTTGGTTAATTTAATTCATTTTTCGTAAAAATGGTTTTTTTTTAGATATTTATACACTTTAGCGGGCAAAAAGTACCTCACATCTTTTCCCCGTTTAATTGAATTACGAATAAAACTGGAGGATATTTCAATCAGGGGAGCATTTACAAAAGTAAAATCATATTGTTCAGCGTATTCAGAGGGATCAACTTCGGCTCTGGGATACACATAAATGGGATAATGCTGAACCAATTCAGTAAAATTTTTCCATTTATGAAGATAAATCAGGTTATCGGAGCCCAATATAAGGTTAAAGTTATATTGGGGATATTTCTCACTTAAGTAATTAAGCGTATTAATGGTATAGGAAGGTTTGGGCAGATGAAATTCAATTTTGGAAGGGCTTATCTGCATATCCTCCTCCAAAGCCAGTTGAGCCATATAATATCTGTGATGTTCGGCAAGTAAGTTTTCCTGGGTTTTAAAAGGGCTTTGCGGACTTATAACCAGCCATATCTTTTCAAGATCGGTAAATTCAGCAAAATAGTTGGCAACTGCAAGATGCCCAATATGAATGGGATTAAATGAACCAAAAAATAGTCCTACTTTCATAATATCCACCATTAGATTTATATATGGAGAAAATTTTTGATGATCTGATCAGCATCTTCCACCGCTCTGGTTAATTCATCGTTATGGAGTATCACGTCGAACCGGTCGGCATATTTTAATTCGGCCCTTGCCTTTTCCACCCGAATTTTTATGTAATCTGAGTCATCCGATGAACGGTTCCGCAATCGTTGCTCCAATGCTTCAACCGAAGGAGGCATAACAAAAATGGCCAACGCTTCTTTCCCGTATAATTGTTTTAAATTAAGCCCTCCTTCCACATCAATGTCAAAAATCACATTATTCCCTTTATTGCGTATTCTTGCTACTTCGCTTTTTAATGTACCATAATAATGGCCTTTATAAACTTCTTCCCATTCAACAAATTCATCATTTTCAATCTTTGCTTTAAATGTTTCTCTAGAAAGAAAATAATAATCTTTCCCATCTATTTCATTATTCCTCCGCGGACGGGTACATGCCGATATGGAAAACTCCAGGTTCAGGTATTCTCTTTGAAGCAATCGCTTGACAATAGTTGTTTTTCCTGAACCGGAAGGAGCTGAAAATATGATTAACTTTCCATTCATTGGGGCGGAAAAGTTATAAATTATAATACATTCATCACTTGTTCCCTGATCTTCTCAACCTCATCTTTCATCTGTACCACAATCTTTTGAATATCCGAATCATTGGCTTTGGATCCAATGGTGTTGATCTCTCTTACCATTTCCTGGATAATAAAATTTAATTTTTTCCCGCCAGACTCATTATTTTCAAGCATTTTAAGAAAATAATCCATATGATTTTTTAATCTTACCTTCTCTTCGGTAATATCCATTTTTTCAAGATAATAAACCACTTCCTGTTCAAATCTGCCCCGATCGATCTCCATGTCATTTTTGATTTCATTCAATCTCTCGTTCAATCGCTCTTTAATTGCTTCAATCCTTCTATTCTCAAATGAATCGACAGAATTCAGCAAATCGATCAGGACATTTATTCTTGATTTAAAATCCTTTTCTATGGCGGCACCCTCTTGCCTTCTAAATTCCAGGCATTTATTCAGTGCCTCTTGCATACATTTCTGTATAAACTCCCATTCTTCCTGATCAAGTTCTTCCTCTTCTTTCTCAAAAGCCTCGGGCATTGTAAGGGCCGTGCTGAGTAATTCCGAATCAAAAGAAATTTTCATATCTTCGGAGAAACGCTTAATTTGTCGTATATAATTCTTGACAACCGGTGCATTGATGGTCCCGGCTTTCTCTTCATCCGTAATTTCGTAGTTAACAACACATGTAACCTTACCCCGTTGCAAACTATCCACCATCATTTTTCGCAAGTCCATTTCTTTTTCCCTTATCTTATAGGGCAATTTCATATTGATATCGCACTGCTTGCTATTTAATGACTTAATCTCAACAGCAATCTGTTTATTCCGAAAACTCTTCTGAGCTTTACCATATCCTGTCATTGACTGTAACATAGAATGATGTGCATTTAAATTGTTGCTGCAAAGGTATAATAATCCTTCTAATACACAATTATTAATTTCCGGTTATCCCACCACCACCTTGTTTTTCCATTTACCTGTCAAGTAATAGGCATAGGACATCAGCAGGCCCATAAACCACCCAATTGGAATTGCCCACCATATACCGGTTTCACCAAATCTTTGTGACAGCAGGTATGCCCCCGGAATTCGAATGGCCCAAAGGGATAAAATTGTGGTGATCATAGGTATCAAAGTAGCTCCCGCACCCCGGAGAACGCCAGAAGTGGAAAACATTGCAGAAAATATCAGATAAAACGAACCTACAATGGTAAGATATTCCCGGCCGACCTGGATAACCTGAGGATCTTCGGTAAACAACCCCATAATAAAATCTCCAAACATAACAACGACCAGGGTCACGGTAATGGAGACAACTGAGGACATTTTTAAGGTGGCAATATACCCGGGTTTTACACGAAATTCTTTTTTTGCTCCAAGATTTTGACCCACAAAGGTGGCCAGGGCATTTGCAAAATTCATAGCAGGTAAAGTGGCCAGGGAATTTACCCTGGCTGCAACAGAATAAGCTGCGATAACATTGGTGCCAAAATCATTGACAATCCAAACGAGAGCCATCATTCCCGCCGCTATTACAGTTTGCTGGATCCCTGTAGGCAATCCTATTCTCAGGGTTTTCCGAAATAATGATTTGTCAAATCTAAGTTTGAACAGGGAAAGCTGAATGATTTGATGGGTTTTATTCAGATAGAATATCGCGGTCACAAATGCTCCGCCCTGAGCTATGATGGAGGCAAAAGCCACGCCGGTAATTCCCCAGCCAAAACCAATCACAAATAATAAATCAAAACCAATATTGAATACAGTGGAGATAATAAGAAAATACAACGGAGTCATGGAATCGCCCAATCCACGAAGGGAAGCACTAATGCCCATAAACCCGAAAAAAGCAATAACCCCACCGAAAAAGA
The Bacteroidales bacterium genome window above contains:
- a CDS encoding HlyC/CorC family transporter, whose amino-acid sequence is MTLLIVYLLIALFFSFLCSLLEAALLSITPSFIAARVNENKSYAKSLKKFKEEVDLPLSAILTLNTFAHTIGAAGVGAQAQKVWGNEYLSITSAVLTILILIFSEIIPKTLGASFWKKLAPFTARTLTVLVYSPLYPFIILSKFVTKILNKQKGSAILSRAEFQAMAEIGVQEGIFKKEESQILMNLMKFNNIVVKSIMTPRTVVLSASEDTTVKDFFEKHEKIRVSRIPIFRENIDNISGYVLKDDLMQNMIENKWEIQLKYLSRNIMVVNEKMPIIRLFYKLIQQKEHIAMVVGEYGEMSGIVTMEDVIETLLGTEIVDELDNIEDMQKQAMQIWERRAKRLGLI
- a CDS encoding nicotinate-nucleotide adenylyltransferase; translated protein: MKVGLFFGSFNPIHIGHLAVANYFAEFTDLEKIWLVISPQSPFKTQENLLAEHHRYYMAQLALEEDMQISPSKIEFHLPKPSYTINTLNYLSEKYPQYNFNLILGSDNLIYLHKWKNFTELVQHYPIYVYPRAEVDPSEYAEQYDFTFVNAPLIEISSSFIRNSIKRGKDVRYFLPAKVYKYLKKNHFYEK
- the gmk gene encoding guanylate kinase is translated as MNGKLIIFSAPSGSGKTTIVKRLLQREYLNLEFSISACTRPRRNNEIDGKDYYFLSRETFKAKIENDEFVEWEEVYKGHYYGTLKSEVARIRNKGNNVIFDIDVEGGLNLKQLYGKEALAIFVMPPSVEALEQRLRNRSSDDSDYIKIRVEKARAELKYADRFDVILHNDELTRAVEDADQIIKNFLHI
- a CDS encoding YicC family protein, which encodes MLQSMTGYGKAQKSFRNKQIAVEIKSLNSKQCDINMKLPYKIREKEMDLRKMMVDSLQRGKVTCVVNYEITDEEKAGTINAPVVKNYIRQIKRFSEDMKISFDSELLSTALTMPEAFEKEEEELDQEEWEFIQKCMQEALNKCLEFRRQEGAAIEKDFKSRINVLIDLLNSVDSFENRRIEAIKERLNERLNEIKNDMEIDRGRFEQEVVYYLEKMDITEEKVRLKNHMDYFLKMLENNESGGKKLNFIIQEMVREINTIGSKANDSDIQKIVVQMKDEVEKIREQVMNVL
- a CDS encoding MATE family efflux transporter, translated to MKDLTRGNEGKLILRFALPMLLGNVFHQLYNIIDSIIVGNYIGKEALAAVGASFPVIFVFFSLVLGITSGSTVVISQYFGAGEDEKVKRSIETLLIFLFFSSIGISILGIRFSREIFLLLRLPEEVIPMAEQYLKVFFGGVIAFFGFMGISASLRGLGDSMTPLYFLIISTVFNIGFDLLFVIGFGWGITGVAFASIIAQGGAFVTAIFYLNKTHQIIQLSLFKLRFDKSLFRKTLRIGLPTGIQQTVIAAGMMALVWIVNDFGTNVIAAYSVAARVNSLATLPAMNFANALATFVGQNLGAKKEFRVKPGYIATLKMSSVVSITVTLVVVMFGDFIMGLFTEDPQVIQVGREYLTIVGSFYLIFSAMFSTSGVLRGAGATLIPMITTILSLWAIRIPGAYLLSQRFGETGIWWAIPIGWFMGLLMSYAYYLTGKWKNKVVVG